The following proteins are co-located in the Micromonospora viridifaciens genome:
- a CDS encoding GNAT family N-acetyltransferase, translating to MDFVRADVLDRLERFYDAVPRDGARVEEYGALVLFVRDGAGWPFYARPRLGATAPPALADVNAVRARQRELGLPEAFEWVHEVTPDLLAVARSAGLSVLEAPLMVLDPARLPDPATLSDVPVRVLDPADPGFAADVAARRAVATVGFSNAGTARGAAGPAERDAALPRLDVAALEEEAVRIADGRRISALAETPEQGALASGMAMRVGDVAEIAGVATLPVARRRGLGAALTAALARELRAAGADLVFLSAGSEEIARVYLRVGFRRVGTACIAEPAALVN from the coding sequence GTGGATTTCGTACGCGCTGACGTACTCGACCGGTTGGAACGCTTCTACGACGCGGTGCCGCGGGACGGCGCCCGCGTCGAGGAGTACGGCGCTCTGGTGCTCTTCGTCCGGGACGGCGCCGGCTGGCCGTTCTACGCCCGGCCCCGGCTCGGCGCCACCGCGCCGCCCGCGCTCGCCGACGTGAACGCGGTACGCGCCCGGCAGCGCGAGCTGGGCCTGCCGGAGGCCTTCGAGTGGGTGCACGAGGTCACGCCCGACCTGCTGGCGGTGGCCCGCTCGGCGGGGCTGTCCGTGCTGGAGGCACCGCTGATGGTGCTGGACCCGGCCCGCCTGCCCGACCCGGCGACCCTCAGCGACGTACCGGTGCGGGTCCTCGACCCGGCCGACCCCGGCTTCGCGGCGGACGTGGCGGCCCGGCGGGCCGTCGCGACGGTGGGCTTCTCGAACGCCGGCACCGCGCGCGGCGCGGCCGGGCCGGCCGAACGCGACGCCGCACTCCCCCGGCTGGACGTGGCCGCCCTCGAGGAGGAGGCCGTCCGGATCGCCGACGGGCGGCGGATCTCCGCGCTCGCCGAGACCCCGGAGCAGGGGGCGCTGGCCAGCGGGATGGCGATGCGGGTCGGCGACGTGGCAGAGATCGCCGGGGTGGCCACCCTGCCGGTGGCCCGCCGGCGCGGGCTCGGCGCGGCGCTCACCGCGGCCCTCGCCCGCGAGCTGCGCGCCGCCGGCGCCGACCTGGTCTTCCTCTCCGCCGGCAGCGAGGAGATCGCCCGGGTCTACCTGCGGGTGGGCTTCCGCCGGGTCGGCACCGCCTGCATCGCCGAGCCCGCCGCCCTCGTCAACTGA
- the gltB gene encoding glutamate synthase large subunit has protein sequence MAFPYPPRPQPDPEATGLYDPAYEHDACGVAFVADLHGRRSHQVVADGLAALCRLDHRGARGAEHNTGDGAGIMMQVPDAFLRASVHFPLPPAGQYATGLVFLPDDDAAEARARQVVEKYALVEGAEILGWRDVPTDPSGLGETALAAMPRVRQLFLAARRLTASPAGPAGSPLTGIDLDRVAFCLRKQAERETAERGVPAYFPSLSARTMVWKGMLTPDQLPAFYPELTDERVVSAIALVHSRFSTNTFPSWPLAHPYRFIAHNGEINTIRGNRNWMQARESMLSGASAAGGHLPGNIRRVLPVCTPGASDSANFDEVLELLHLAGRSLPHAVLMMIPEAWENDPDMRADKRAFYRFHASLMEPWDGPASVAFTDGEIVGAVLDRNGLRPGRWWRTADGLVVLGSEAGVLDLDPATVVAKGRLQPGKMFLVDTVAGRIVHDDEIKTELAAARPYDEWLHAGLIELDELPPREHIVYTHDSVRRRQQTFGYTEEELKILLAPMARTGAEPIGSMGTDTPISPLSTRPRLLYDYFHQLFAQVTNPPLDAIREELVTSLTSTIGPEGNLLDPGPASCRQLVLPYPVIDNDELAKILSIDEDGDLPGFKAVRVSGLYPIRAGAKGIKARLTEICRHVSEAIEDGVRILVLSDRDSNADLAPIPSLLLTAAVHQHLVREQTRTQVALIVESGDCREVHHAAVLIGYGAAAVNPYLAFESVEDLISTGALVGLDPEKAVRNFVKALGKGVLKIMSKMGISTVSSYCGAQVFEAVGLDGRLVERYFRGTPSTIGGIGLDEIHAEVAARHARAWPAPGAQPADRLEVGGEYQWRRDGELHLFNPETVFLLQHATRSRQYDVFRRYTAKVDELAARAGSLRGLFTLRTGVRPPVPLDEVEPASEIVKRFATGAMSYGSISAEAHETLAIAMNRLGGKSNTGEGGEDVDRLHDPRRRSAVKQIASGRFGVTSEYLVNADDLQIKMAQGAKPGEGGQLPGNKVWPWIARTRHATPGVGLISPPPHHDIYSIEDLAQLVHDLKCVNPSARVHVKLVSEVGVGTVAAGVAKLKADVILISGHDGGTGASPLNSLKHAGTPWELGLAETQQTLLLNKLRDRVTVQVDGQLKTGRDVLIAALLGAEEFGFATAPLIVSGCVMMRVCHLDTCPVGIATQNPVLRERFTGRPEFVENFFLFLAEEVRGYLAELGFRSIDEAIGHTELLDVAPAVEHWKGHGLDLGRVLHLPELPEGAARRGARAQDHGLAAALDNQLIALAEPALRDPGPRTEPALRDPGPRAEPALREAGSRADAAGAEARDAAPVTSVRVEVPVRNEHRSVGAMLGGEVTRRFGGAGLPADTIEILLRGTAGQSFGAFLPPGVTLRLHGDANDYVGKGLSGGRIIVRPDPAAPFADDAARPGERAEDQIIAGNTLLYGATAGEAFLRGRVGERFAVRNSGAVAVVEGVGDHGCEYMTGGTVVVLGPTGRNFAAGMSGGTAYVWRLDRRLVNTELVDLSPLRDEERDLVHDLVQRHFAETDSAVAQELLKRWPEAVGEFTAVVPRDYRRVLEIMRAAEAAGHDVDDAVMSALTGPSPASVPPAPRAAAQEVARA, from the coding sequence GTGGCCTTTCCGTACCCTCCCCGCCCGCAGCCGGACCCCGAGGCGACGGGCCTCTACGACCCCGCGTACGAGCACGACGCCTGCGGTGTGGCCTTCGTGGCCGACCTGCACGGCCGCCGCTCGCACCAGGTCGTCGCCGACGGCCTCGCGGCGCTCTGCCGGCTGGACCACCGGGGTGCCCGGGGCGCGGAGCACAACACCGGTGACGGCGCCGGCATCATGATGCAGGTCCCGGACGCGTTCCTCCGCGCGAGCGTCCACTTCCCGCTGCCGCCGGCCGGCCAGTACGCCACCGGCCTGGTCTTCCTGCCCGACGACGACGCGGCCGAGGCCCGCGCCCGCCAGGTGGTGGAGAAGTACGCCCTGGTCGAGGGGGCCGAGATCCTCGGCTGGCGGGACGTCCCCACCGACCCGAGCGGCCTCGGGGAGACCGCCCTGGCGGCGATGCCCCGGGTCCGGCAGCTGTTCCTCGCCGCGCGGCGGCTCACCGCCTCGCCCGCCGGCCCGGCCGGCTCCCCGCTCACCGGGATCGACCTCGACCGGGTGGCGTTCTGCCTGCGCAAGCAGGCCGAGCGCGAGACCGCCGAGCGGGGCGTGCCGGCGTACTTCCCGTCGCTGTCGGCCCGGACCATGGTCTGGAAGGGGATGCTCACCCCGGACCAGCTCCCCGCGTTCTACCCGGAGCTGACCGACGAGCGGGTGGTCAGCGCGATCGCCCTGGTCCACTCGCGGTTCTCCACCAACACCTTCCCCTCCTGGCCGCTGGCCCACCCGTACCGGTTCATCGCCCACAACGGCGAGATCAACACCATCCGTGGCAACCGGAACTGGATGCAGGCAAGAGAGTCGATGCTCAGCGGCGCTTCCGCCGCCGGCGGGCACCTGCCCGGCAACATCCGCCGGGTCCTCCCGGTCTGCACCCCCGGCGCCTCCGACTCGGCCAACTTCGACGAGGTTCTCGAGCTGCTGCACCTGGCCGGGCGGAGCCTCCCGCACGCGGTGCTCATGATGATCCCGGAGGCGTGGGAGAACGATCCGGACATGCGCGCCGACAAGCGCGCCTTCTACCGGTTCCACGCGAGCCTCATGGAGCCGTGGGACGGCCCCGCCTCGGTCGCCTTCACCGACGGCGAGATCGTCGGCGCGGTGCTGGACCGCAACGGCCTGCGTCCCGGCCGCTGGTGGCGCACCGCCGACGGCCTGGTCGTGCTGGGCAGCGAGGCGGGCGTGCTCGACCTCGACCCGGCCACCGTGGTCGCCAAGGGCCGGCTCCAGCCCGGGAAGATGTTCCTGGTCGACACCGTCGCCGGCCGGATCGTGCACGACGACGAGATCAAGACCGAGCTGGCCGCCGCCCGGCCGTACGACGAGTGGCTGCACGCCGGCCTGATCGAGCTGGACGAGCTGCCGCCGCGCGAGCACATCGTCTACACCCACGACTCGGTACGCCGGCGGCAGCAGACCTTCGGCTACACCGAGGAGGAGCTGAAGATCCTGCTCGCCCCGATGGCCCGCACCGGCGCGGAGCCGATCGGATCGATGGGCACGGACACCCCGATCTCGCCGCTGTCCACCCGGCCACGGCTTCTCTACGACTACTTCCACCAGCTCTTCGCCCAGGTCACCAACCCGCCGCTGGACGCCATCCGGGAGGAGCTGGTGACCAGCCTGACGTCCACCATCGGCCCGGAGGGCAACCTGCTCGACCCGGGCCCGGCGAGCTGCCGGCAGCTCGTGCTGCCCTATCCGGTGATCGACAACGACGAGCTGGCCAAGATCCTCTCCATCGACGAGGACGGCGACCTGCCCGGCTTCAAGGCCGTCCGGGTCTCCGGGCTGTACCCGATCCGCGCGGGCGCGAAGGGCATCAAGGCCCGGCTCACCGAGATCTGCCGGCACGTCTCCGAGGCGATCGAGGACGGGGTCCGGATCCTGGTGCTCTCCGACCGGGACTCCAACGCCGACCTGGCCCCGATCCCGTCGCTGCTGCTCACCGCGGCGGTGCACCAGCACCTGGTGCGGGAGCAGACCCGTACCCAGGTGGCGCTGATCGTGGAGTCCGGCGACTGCCGCGAGGTGCACCACGCGGCCGTGCTGATCGGGTACGGCGCGGCGGCGGTCAACCCGTACCTGGCCTTCGAGTCGGTCGAGGACCTGATCTCCACGGGCGCACTGGTCGGCCTGGACCCGGAGAAGGCGGTGCGCAACTTCGTCAAGGCGCTCGGCAAGGGCGTCCTGAAGATCATGTCCAAGATGGGCATCTCGACGGTCTCGTCGTACTGCGGCGCCCAGGTCTTCGAGGCGGTCGGCCTGGACGGCCGCCTGGTCGAACGCTACTTCCGGGGCACCCCGAGCACGATCGGCGGCATCGGGCTGGACGAGATCCACGCCGAGGTGGCCGCCCGGCACGCCCGCGCCTGGCCCGCGCCGGGCGCGCAGCCCGCCGACCGGCTCGAAGTCGGCGGCGAGTACCAGTGGCGCCGGGACGGCGAGCTGCACCTGTTCAACCCGGAGACGGTCTTCCTGCTCCAGCACGCCACCCGCAGCCGCCAGTACGACGTCTTCCGCCGGTACACCGCCAAGGTCGACGAGCTGGCCGCCCGGGCCGGCTCGCTGCGCGGCCTGTTCACCCTGCGCACCGGCGTCCGCCCGCCGGTGCCGCTGGACGAGGTGGAGCCGGCCAGCGAGATCGTCAAGCGGTTCGCCACCGGCGCCATGTCGTACGGGTCGATCTCGGCGGAGGCGCACGAGACCCTGGCCATCGCCATGAACCGCCTCGGCGGCAAGTCCAACACCGGCGAGGGCGGCGAGGACGTCGACCGGCTGCACGACCCGCGGCGCCGCTCGGCGGTCAAGCAGATCGCCAGCGGCCGGTTCGGGGTGACCAGCGAATACCTGGTCAACGCCGACGACCTCCAGATCAAGATGGCCCAGGGCGCCAAGCCCGGCGAGGGCGGCCAGCTGCCGGGCAACAAGGTCTGGCCGTGGATCGCGCGTACCCGGCACGCCACCCCGGGCGTCGGGCTGATCTCCCCACCGCCGCACCACGACATCTACTCCATCGAGGACCTCGCCCAGCTGGTGCACGACCTGAAGTGCGTCAACCCCTCGGCCCGGGTGCACGTCAAGCTGGTCAGCGAGGTCGGGGTGGGCACGGTCGCGGCCGGCGTCGCCAAGCTCAAGGCCGATGTCATCCTGATCTCCGGCCACGACGGCGGCACCGGCGCGTCCCCGCTCAACTCGCTCAAGCACGCCGGCACCCCCTGGGAGCTGGGCCTGGCCGAGACGCAGCAGACGCTGCTGCTCAACAAGCTCCGCGACCGGGTCACCGTGCAGGTCGACGGCCAGCTCAAGACCGGCCGGGACGTGCTGATCGCGGCGCTGCTCGGCGCGGAGGAGTTCGGCTTCGCCACCGCCCCGCTGATCGTCTCCGGCTGCGTGATGATGCGGGTCTGCCACCTGGACACCTGCCCGGTCGGCATCGCCACCCAGAACCCGGTGCTGCGCGAGCGCTTCACCGGCCGGCCGGAGTTCGTGGAGAACTTCTTCCTCTTCCTCGCCGAGGAGGTCCGGGGCTACCTGGCCGAGCTGGGCTTCCGCAGCATCGACGAGGCGATCGGGCACACCGAGCTGCTCGACGTCGCGCCGGCCGTCGAGCACTGGAAGGGGCACGGGCTCGACCTCGGCCGCGTCCTGCACCTGCCGGAGTTGCCCGAGGGCGCGGCCCGGCGCGGCGCCCGGGCCCAGGACCACGGCCTGGCGGCGGCCCTGGACAACCAGCTCATCGCCCTGGCCGAGCCGGCGCTCCGCGATCCAGGGCCCCGGACGGAGCCGGCGCTCCGCGATCCGGGGCCCCGGGCGGAGCCGGCGCTGCGCGAGGCGGGGTCCCGGGCGGATGCGGCCGGCGCCGAGGCGCGGGACGCCGCACCGGTCACGTCGGTCCGGGTCGAGGTGCCGGTGCGCAACGAGCACCGCAGCGTCGGCGCGATGCTCGGCGGCGAGGTGACCCGCCGGTTCGGCGGCGCCGGTCTGCCCGCCGACACCATCGAGATCCTGCTGCGCGGCACCGCCGGCCAGTCGTTCGGCGCGTTCCTGCCGCCCGGGGTCACCCTGCGCCTGCACGGGGACGCCAACGACTACGTCGGCAAGGGCCTCTCCGGCGGGCGGATCATCGTCCGGCCGGATCCGGCGGCGCCGTTCGCCGACGACGCGGCCCGGCCGGGGGAGCGGGCCGAGGACCAGATCATCGCCGGCAACACCCTGCTGTACGGGGCCACCGCCGGCGAGGCGTTCCTGCGCGGCCGGGTCGGCGAGCGGTTCGCGGTGCGTAACTCCGGCGCGGTGGCCGTCGTCGAGGGGGTCGGCGACCACGGCTGCGAGTACATGACCGGCGGCACGGTGGTGGTGCTGGGTCCCACCGGGCGTAACTTCGCCGCCGGCATGTCCGGGGGCACCGCGTACGTCTGGCGGCTCGACCGGCGGCTGGTCAACACCGAGCTGGTCGACCTGTCGCCGCTGCGGGACGAGGAGCGGGACCTCGTGCACGACCTCGTCCAGCGGCACTTCGCCGAGACCGACTCGGCGGTCGCCCAGGAGCTGCTCAAGCGCTGGCCGGAGGCGGTGGGAGAGTTCACCGCCGTGGTGCCCCGGGACTACCGCCGGGTGCTGGAGATCATGCGGGCCGCCGAAGCCGCCGGCCACGACGTCGACGACGCGGTGATGAGCGCCCTCACGGGTCCATCCCCCGCGTCGGTGCCGCCCGCCCCGCGGGCGGCCGCCCAGGAGGTGGCTCGTGCCTGA
- a CDS encoding glutamate synthase subunit beta: MPDPNGFLRYDRRLPARRPVPVRIMDWREVYPPAGEELIREQATRCMDCGIPFCHEGCPLGNRIPDWNDLVRTGNWDAAVESLHATNNFPEFTGRLCPAPCEAACVLGLGGQQPVTIKQVEVEIADAAVARVGLRPRPAPALSGKSVAVVGSGPAGLAAAQQLARAGHAVTVYERDDALGGLLRYGIPDFKLEKHHIDRRLAQLAAEGVVFRAGVNVGVDVTAEQLRAEHDAVLLACGALRGRDTPETPGRALRGVHQAMEHLVAANRAVAAAAGQSGGPAAAEGRPGPAVRPDGTPIDAAGKHVVIIGGGDTAADCLGVAHRQGAAGVHQLDLYPEPPAGRDADRDPWPTWPWILRNYPAHEEGGERVFAVAVQEFVDDGTGQVRAVRIAEVTVEKRDGRRIVTALPGSERELPADLVLLAIGFEGTEEQPLLTQFGVARNARGAVDVRPDWQSDTDGVFVAGDMHRGASLIVWAIAEGRAAAAAIHAYLGGTDALPAPVDVARQPLAAH, translated from the coding sequence GTGCCTGACCCGAACGGTTTCCTGCGCTACGACCGGCGGCTGCCCGCCCGCCGCCCGGTGCCGGTGCGGATCATGGACTGGCGGGAGGTGTACCCGCCGGCTGGCGAGGAGCTGATCCGAGAGCAGGCGACCCGGTGCATGGACTGCGGCATCCCGTTCTGCCACGAGGGTTGTCCGCTGGGCAATCGCATCCCGGACTGGAACGACCTGGTCCGCACCGGCAACTGGGACGCCGCGGTGGAGTCGCTGCACGCCACCAACAACTTCCCCGAGTTCACCGGCCGGCTCTGCCCGGCACCCTGCGAGGCGGCGTGCGTGCTCGGCCTCGGCGGGCAGCAGCCGGTGACCATCAAGCAGGTCGAGGTGGAGATCGCCGACGCGGCGGTGGCCCGGGTCGGGCTGCGCCCCCGCCCGGCGCCGGCCCTGAGCGGGAAGTCGGTCGCCGTGGTCGGTTCCGGCCCCGCCGGGCTCGCCGCCGCGCAGCAGCTCGCCCGCGCCGGGCACGCCGTCACCGTGTACGAGCGGGACGACGCGCTGGGCGGCCTGCTGCGCTACGGCATCCCCGACTTCAAGCTGGAGAAGCACCACATCGACCGGCGGCTGGCCCAGCTCGCCGCCGAGGGCGTGGTCTTCCGGGCCGGGGTGAACGTGGGCGTCGACGTGACCGCCGAGCAGTTGCGCGCCGAGCACGACGCGGTGCTGCTGGCCTGCGGCGCGTTGCGGGGTCGGGACACCCCGGAGACGCCGGGCCGGGCCCTGCGCGGCGTACACCAGGCGATGGAGCACCTGGTGGCCGCCAACCGCGCGGTCGCCGCGGCGGCCGGCCAGTCCGGCGGCCCCGCGGCGGCCGAGGGGCGGCCGGGGCCGGCCGTCCGGCCCGACGGCACGCCGATCGACGCGGCCGGCAAGCACGTGGTGATCATCGGCGGCGGCGACACCGCCGCGGACTGCCTGGGCGTGGCGCACCGGCAGGGCGCGGCCGGCGTGCACCAGCTCGACCTCTACCCCGAGCCGCCGGCCGGTCGGGACGCCGACCGGGACCCGTGGCCCACCTGGCCGTGGATCCTGCGTAATTACCCGGCGCACGAGGAGGGCGGCGAGCGGGTCTTCGCGGTGGCGGTGCAGGAGTTCGTCGACGACGGCACCGGCCAGGTGCGGGCGGTCCGGATCGCCGAGGTGACCGTGGAGAAGCGGGACGGCCGGCGGATCGTCACCGCGCTGCCGGGCTCCGAGCGGGAACTGCCGGCCGACCTGGTGCTGCTGGCCATCGGCTTCGAGGGCACCGAGGAGCAGCCGCTGCTGACCCAGTTCGGGGTGGCCCGCAACGCCCGGGGCGCGGTCGACGTCCGCCCCGACTGGCAGAGCGACACCGACGGGGTCTTCGTCGCCGGGGACATGCACCGGGGCGCCTCGCTGATCGTCTGGGCGATCGCCGAGGGGCGGGCCGCCGCGGCGGCGATCCACGCGTACCTCGGCGGGACGGATGCCCTGCCCGCGCCGGTGGACGTGGCCCGGCAGCCGCTGGCCGCCCACTGA